CGATCTCGATCGCCCTGTCGCACCGTGGCCAAATCACCCAAGCGGTTGTTTACGACCCCTGCGCCAACGAAATGTTTACCGCTACCCGTGGCGGCGGTGCTTTCCTCAACGATCGCCGCGTTCGCGTTTCCAAGACACGCGAGTTGGCCGATTCGCTGGTCGGCACAGGTTTTCCCTATACCGATTTCGACAAGCTCGATCTGTACATGCGCCAACTCAAGGAGGTCGTCCAGAAATCGGCCGGCGTGCGTCGTCCTGGCTCCGCGGCCCTGGATCTTGCCTACGTGGCCTGTGGCCGCTTCGATGCCTTCTGGGAAATGGGCCTGAACAGCTGGGACATTGCTGCAGGCAGCCTGCTGGTTCTGGAGGCTGGCGGCCTGATCACCGATCTCCAGGGCGATGCTGACTACATGGAAAGCGGTGATGTGATCGCCGGTTCACCCAAGCCATTTGCCCAACTGCTCCAGACCTTGCAACAGGCCTGATCGATGCTAAAAAAGCCCGGTTCAGCCGGGCTTTTTTATTAGCGGTCACGTCTCAGCGGAGAGAGACTGGTTTCAGGGTTGTTGCTGGCCACCCAGTCGATCAGGGTGTCGAGCACCTTGCGATTGGCGACGGCATCACTGCCCTGATGATTGATCATCGCCGAGATTGCCCAATACTTGCCTCGACCATCCCGAACATAACCGGCCAGTCCCGTCACGCCAGACAGGGTGCCGGTCTTGAGCCGGGACCACCCGGCCGCCTCGCTGGTGGTGAGTCTGCGACGCATCGTGCCATCTACACCGGCAATGGGCAGGCTGGCTTTCAGCTCATCGGCAAACTGGCTCTCCCAGGCACGCACCAGCATTTCGGCCATCGTGCGTGGCTGGATGCGTTCACTTCGGGAAAGTCCCGAACCGTTTTCAATCACCAGGCCATCAGCGTCAATCTCATGCCGCTTTAACCATTTGCGCACAGCCGCGTCAGCGCATTCGCTCGTCGTCTCCAGGCTACACGCGGCGTTGGCACCCATGGTCAGGTAGACCAACCGGGTAATGGCATTGTCCGATTGCTTGTTCATATTGCGGATCACCTCAGCCAGCGGTCGGCCGCGATGTGTGGCCACCCATTGTGCGGTGCCGGGGGCCACGCCCGGCTTCACGGTGCCCCGCAGGCTGCCACCCAGTTCGCGCCACAGCTTGGTGATGACCTTCTGAGCGGTCCAGTCGCGCTCAAGCAGGTTCAAAGGCTCTTCGACCTTGCAGTTCTTGGGGAAACTCCCTTGAAAAACGATGCGGCGCAGCTCTCCGCTTGCTGTCACCTGCGGCAATCGCCAGTCGGACTCCCAGTCATTGCATGGGGTGTCGGTGAGGCTCACACCCTGGGTGTCTACGTCGAGTTGATCGATGATGGGGCTGGTGCTTACTCGCAGCGTGCGTTCATCGCTTTGGAACCTGAAATCAAGCAGGCTGCCATTGAGATGCAAGGCATCCGGGATCACGTTGTAGGCAAACTCCGGGGCCTCATCAAAGGGCGGCTGGCCCAGATCAGCGCGCACCGGCTTGAACAGGCTGCGATCGAGCAAGACGTCGCCGCGCACTTCACGTATCCCGGACTCGCGCAGCTGACGCAGCAATTGCCACATTGCTGGCCAGTCCAGATCCGGATCTGCGCCGCCTACCAGATAGACATCTCCGTGGAGCACGCTACCTTCCTGCTTGCCGGCGATTTTCAGCTCGGTCTTGGCGCGATGATTCAGCCCGAGGCTATCGAGCGCAACAATCGTGGTGACCAGTTTCATGGTCGACGCCGGTTGCATGACCCGGCGTTGCTGAAAGCCCATCGGCGAGGCGTCGCTCTCCAGCGGCAAAATCGAATAGGCCAGCGCCTCCGCGGGCAGTCCGGCTGTATCCATGGCGTCAGCCACGGGCTCGGGTAGCCGTGAGGCGTGGGCGGTCGTCAGTAGCAAGGCCGAGCACAGGGCAAGAATCAGGGAAGGGCGTGCAGACATGGGAGCATCAGCATGTTCGGGAAAGCGTATTTAAACGCGAGCCCTGCCCAATGGACAAAACAAATCGACACCAAATATAAGTTGATGTCATGACAGAGTCGGTAGGTACCTCACCGCGTAGGGCTGGCTATGACGACATTCGCGGCAGCCAGATTGCGCACGCAAGGCGCTGCATGCCGGAAGCTGAGTCGAATATTCGAATTATCTGCTTCTGGTGGGGATAGTCAGAACTAGTGATGCGGCGCCTGCATGGTCTGGTTAAAGTTCCATATAGACAAATGTTCCTAATCACATACCAATCGGTATGTTAACTAGCCAGGTCTGCTGTATCATGTGGGCTGGTGACCATTTTGGTGTTGTATCAAAACGGTATATCCATTCTGCATGAGCAGATAAATCAAATTATCTGAATGAGGAAAGTTCATGAAAAAGCAATTTGCCGCTCTGGCTCTGTTCGCTGCAATCGCTACGCCTGTTATGGCTGATGGCTTCTATGTGGGTGCTGATGCGGGCCGCAGCAAGTATTCATTCGACGGCGGCAGCGAGAATGACACTACGCTGGGTATTTTTGCGGGTTATGACGTCCATCCGAATTTTGCGATTGAAGCCGGTTATCGCACCTTTGGCGAAATCAGTGGTTCCGATGAAGGTGTGGCACTGGCTGTTGAGGCAACTGGCCCACAAGCATCGCTGATTGCCAAGACACAGATTGCTGACGGCGTGGATGTTTATGGCCGTTTTGGTGTCATGTCGGTGAAGCTCAAGGCAACCGCCTCGATGGGGGGCGTGAGTGCCTCCGAGTCTGAGACCAAGGCTCGCACCCTGTTTGGTCTTGGTGCTCGCTACGCGGTTACCAAGGAGTTCGGTGTGCGCGCTGAATACACGCAGGTGGCAAAGTGGGACGACCTGAAGCTGTCGACCTTCACCGTTGGTGCTGACTACCGCTTCTAATCGCTTCGCGTTCAAGCGTAGTGCTAACAACGCCCGCTGCCCTGACCCGGCAGCGGGCGTTGTCGTTTCTGCTAGCCATTCTTCGTTCCGGGCTAGAATCGCGCCTCTGTACTTCTCCCCCTCATCTGAATCAACAGCCGTAGCCGTGGAATACGCCGTGGAAAAACACACCCCGATGATGCAGCAGTATCTGGGAATCAAATCCCAGCACCCGGACAAACTGGTGTTCTACCGCATGGGGGATTTCTACGAGCTGTTCCACGATGACGCCGCCAAGGCCGCACGACTGCTCGACATTACCCTGACCAGCCGTGGCCAGAGTGGTGGCCAGCCCATCCGCATGGCGGGAATTCCCTATCACGCTGCCGAAGGCTATCTGGCCAAGCTGGTCAAGCTGGGGGAGTCGGTGGCCATTTGCGAGCAGATTGGCGACCCTGCGACCAGTAAGGGGCCGGTGGAACGCCGAGTCATGCGCATCGTCACGCCAGGCACGCTGACCGACGCGGCACTGCTGGACGAGAAGCGCGACAACCTGCTGCTGGCGCTCAATATCCACAAAGGACAGCTGGGCTTGGCCTGGCTATCGCTGGCCTCTGGTGAATTCCGCTTGCTGGACACGGACGCCGCGCAACTGCATTCCGAACTCGAACGCATCCGTCCCGCCGAG
The nucleotide sequence above comes from Chitinimonas sp. BJYL2. Encoded proteins:
- a CDS encoding inositol monophosphatase family protein, which encodes MHPMLNTAIKAARRGASVIQRASNNLDLLRVERKAKNSFVTEVDRAAEQAIVETLLEAYPGHAILAEEGGARGDNDYTWIIDPLDGTTNYLHGVPQYSISIALSHRGQITQAVVYDPCANEMFTATRGGGAFLNDRRVRVSKTRELADSLVGTGFPYTDFDKLDLYMRQLKEVVQKSAGVRRPGSAALDLAYVACGRFDAFWEMGLNSWDIAAGSLLVLEAGGLITDLQGDADYMESGDVIAGSPKPFAQLLQTLQQA
- the dacB gene encoding D-alanyl-D-alanine carboxypeptidase/D-alanyl-D-alanine-endopeptidase produces the protein MSARPSLILALCSALLLTTAHASRLPEPVADAMDTAGLPAEALAYSILPLESDASPMGFQQRRVMQPASTMKLVTTIVALDSLGLNHRAKTELKIAGKQEGSVLHGDVYLVGGADPDLDWPAMWQLLRQLRESGIREVRGDVLLDRSLFKPVRADLGQPPFDEAPEFAYNVIPDALHLNGSLLDFRFQSDERTLRVSTSPIIDQLDVDTQGVSLTDTPCNDWESDWRLPQVTASGELRRIVFQGSFPKNCKVEEPLNLLERDWTAQKVITKLWRELGGSLRGTVKPGVAPGTAQWVATHRGRPLAEVIRNMNKQSDNAITRLVYLTMGANAACSLETTSECADAAVRKWLKRHEIDADGLVIENGSGLSRSERIQPRTMAEMLVRAWESQFADELKASLPIAGVDGTMRRRLTTSEAAGWSRLKTGTLSGVTGLAGYVRDGRGKYWAISAMINHQGSDAVANRKVLDTLIDWVASNNPETSLSPLRRDR
- a CDS encoding porin, producing MKKQFAALALFAAIATPVMADGFYVGADAGRSKYSFDGGSENDTTLGIFAGYDVHPNFAIEAGYRTFGEISGSDEGVALAVEATGPQASLIAKTQIADGVDVYGRFGVMSVKLKATASMGGVSASESETKARTLFGLGARYAVTKEFGVRAEYTQVAKWDDLKLSTFTVGADYRF